One Setaria viridis chromosome 7, Setaria_viridis_v4.0, whole genome shotgun sequence genomic region harbors:
- the LOC117865210 gene encoding uncharacterized protein, with protein MERAVPVRKPHTSTADLLTWSATGPDAPAGASPAASSRPSLKPAAGITPAMFGAPVSEQEAEDLSKSERKFCSGSKLKEMSGSGIFAEKGENGDSEDSKSANKTSLRMYQQTVTGISQISFSADGSLSPKKPSSIPEVAKQRELSGTLEDADSKTNKQLSEAKTKELSGSDIFGPPPEIPARPLAARNMELQGNVDFSLPQRSVHTSVKVSNPAGGPSNISFSEEPVVKTAKKIHNQKFQELTGNNIFKEEAPASAEKSLSSAKLKEMSGSDIFADGTPAPREYLGGVRKPPGGESSIALI; from the exons ATGGAGAGGGCGGTGCCGGTGCGGAAGCCGCACACCTCCACGGCCGACCTGCTCACCTGGTCGGCCACGGGCCCCGACGCGCCCGCCGGggcctcgcccgccgcctcctcccgccccAGCCTCAAG CCGGCCGCGGGGATCACGCCGGCGATGTTCGGCGCACCGGTGAGCGAGCAGGAGGCCGAGGATCTGAGCAAGAG TGAAAGGAAATTTTGTTCTGGTTCGAAGTTGAAAGAAATGAGTGGGAGTGGCATCTTTGCTGAAAAGGGTGAAAATGGTGATTCAGAGGATTCAAAATCTGCTAACAAAACTTCCTTGAGGATGTACCAG CAAACTGTGACTGGAATAAGCCAGATCTCATTTAGTGCTGATGGAAGTCTTTCACCAAAGAAGCCATCATCGATACCTGAGGTGGCTAAGCAGCGAGAGCTTAGTGGTACTCTGGAAGATGCTGATTCTAAAACCAATAAGCAGCTTTCTGAAGCCAAGACCAAAGAGCTTAGTGGGAGTGACATCTTTGGTCCGCCTCCTGAGATTCCTGCCAGGCCATTGGCTGCTCGTAACATGGAGCTACAAGGAAATGTGGACTTTTCACTTCCACAGCGAAGCGTCCACACATCGGTTAAAGTATCTAAT CCTGCTGGAGGACCAAGCAACATCTCATTCAGTGAAGAGCCTGTAGTGAAGACAGCAAAGAAAATCCACAATCAGAAGTTCCAGGAGCTGACAGGCAACAACATATTCAAGGAGGAAGCCCCTGCCTCGGCCGAGAAGTCTCTTAGCTCCGCGAAGCTGAAGGAGATGAGTGGCAGTGACATCTTCGCTGATGGGACGCCCGCTCCTCGAGAATACCTTGGTGGTGTCCGAAAGCCCCCTGGTGGTGAGAGCAGCATCGCACTGAT